The sequence GTCAATCTGTCGCCCGCCGATCTGCCGAAGGCCGGTTCCCATTATGACCTGCCGATCGCGCTGGCACTGCTCGGGGCAATGGGGATCATCGATGCCGAGACGCTGGCAAGCTATATAGTGGTCGGAGAATTGTCGCTTGACGGCCGGCTCGCTGTCACGCCCGGCGTGCTGCTGGCGGCGCTTCACGCCTCGGGCCGGGACCTGGGTCTGGTCTGCCCGGCCCTGCAGGGTCCGGAAGCGGCCTGGGCGGGTGATGTCGAGGTGCTGGCGCCCGAAGACCTGCTGGCGTTGCTCAACCATTTCAAGGGCCAGTCGATATTGACGCCACCAAAAACCGGCGAGGCGCCCGAACCGGACTATGGCCCGGACCTGAAAGAGGTGAAGGGTCAGGAAACGGCCAAGCGCGCGCTGGAGATTGCGGCGGCCGGCGGCCATAACCTGTTGATGAGCGGCCCGCCCGGCTCGGGCAAGTCGCTGCTCGCGTCCTGTCTCCCCGGTATCTTGCCGCCGCTGTCCCCTTCCGAAGCGCTGGAAGTGTCGATGGTGGCTTCGGTCGCCGGGACGCTGGAGGGCGGCCAGATGTCGCGCCAGCGCCCTTTTCGCGCGCCGCACCACAGCGCCTCGATGGCCGCGCTGGTCGGCGGCGGGCTCAAGGTCCGTCCCGGCGAGGTCAGCCTCGCCCATCTTGGCGTCCTGTTTCTCGACGAATTGCCGGAATTCCAGCGAGCGGTGCTCGATTCGCTGCGGCAACCGCTGGAAACCGGAGAAGTCAGCGTCGCCCGGGCCAATGCCCATGTCACCTTCCCGGCCCGTATCCAGATGATCGCGGCGATGAACCCGTGCCGTTGCGGCCATCTCGGTGATGCAGCCTTGGCCTGTTCTCGGGCACCACGCTGTGCGGTCGATTATCAGGCGAGAGTGTCGGGGCCGCTGCTCGACCGGATCGACCTGCATATCGAGGTGGAAGCGCTGTCAGCTGCGGATCTGACGATGCCGGCACCGGCAGAGGGTTCGGGCCAGGTCGCTGCGCGGGTTGCTGCTGCCCGGTCGGTCCAGCACCAGCGCTACGCCGATCTCGACGCGCGGACCAATAGCGAGATCGACGGCGATGCCCTGAAAATATATGCCGCGCCCGACGAGCCGGGGCAGGTCCTGCTGGGCCAGGCGGCGGAAGCGATGCGGCTAACCGCGCGGGGCTATACCAGGGTGTTGCGCGTATCCCGCACCATCGCGGATCTCGCGGGAGCAGAGGCTGTCGGCCGGATCCATGTGGCGGAAGCGCTCAGCTACCGGAGACAGCCACCGCGAAATTAACCTTTGGGGCTTGCCCGCTCGACTGCAGGTCCGCAATGCCGTGATCAGGCGGCCCTGTCGTCCGGTGTCAGTTCCAGCGGAATCGCCATTTCGTTCATGTTCACCGTAGATTTGGCGAGATTGGGCGATTTGCTGCTGCGATGCTTGAACTTGCCGTCGACATGCCCGCCCTGCTCGATCGTCACATTTTCATAGGTGACGTCTCCGCCGATGCGGGCGGTGGAGGCAATGGCAAGATCGCCGGCGTCGATCGACCCTTCGACCGCGCCGGACAGGCTGGCGTTCTGGGCGACGATCGCGCCCTTGATCTTGCTTGATGGACCCTGGACGAGCGACAGGCATTTGACGTCGCCAATCACTTCGCCGTCGATATGCAGGTCGACCTTCGATTCGATATTGCCAGTGATAGTGATCCCGTCACCGATGATCGAGAAGCTGGATCCGCTGCTGCCGCTGCTTCTAGCCACGGTCGGCGCCTGACTCGTTGCGCTTCGGGGAGTTTGCACGCTGTCGCGCGATGGCTTTGATCTTGAGAACATCTGTGTTCGCCTCTAAAAATGGTCGGGGGTTGATGGCGCGTCCGTTCAGCCGCACCTCGAAGTGCAGATGCGTGCCGGTCGACCGGCCCGTGCTTCCCATAGCGCCCAATTGAATTCCCTGTTCTATCTTCTGCCCCGCGGTCACGCCGATTTTGGACAAATGCGCATAACGGGTCATCAAACCGTTGCCATGCGTGATTTCCACGGTCTTGCCATAGCCGGACTTCCATCCTGCATGGGTGACCTTGCCGCCGGCGGCTGCGAGGATCGGCAGGCCGCGAGGGCCCTTGAAATCGATACCGCTGTGCATGGCGCCACCGCCGGTAAACGGATCACGGCGATAGCCATAGCTGCTTGAAATCATACCCGTGCTGGACGGTTTGCCGGACGGGATTGCGATCAGCGTCCGCTCCAGTGCGTCCATGCGCTGCAGCGCAAGATTGAGCCGTTCGAGCGTCGGATGCAAATGCTGGTCCTTGCCATTGAAAAAGGGGATCAACGGACCACCCATCGCAGCCATGGAATTCTTGCTCAGCTTTTCGGGGTTCAGGCCGAACTTGCGGATTGCCTCTTCTGCCTGCTGGGTGCGCTGGATGGCGGCCATTGTCAGGCGCCGGGCAAATTTGATCTGGCGGGCTTCCAGTTCGGCCAGACGGGCCGCTTCGGGGAAAGCTGCGCTGATTTTGCGGGTGTTTTCCGACAATTGTTCGTCGGTTTGTTTCTGTGCGGAGGATTCAGCCGCTTCTGGCTGTTCGCCGACAAATTGCTCGGTCATCTGGTCGAGCACGTCCTGACGTTGCTTTAGATCGGCGGCGACATCTTCGATCGAAGCCTTGTAATCGGCAACGCGGCTTTCGGTGCTGTTGACCTCGGCTTCCTTCTGGGCAAGCGCCATGCGCTCTCCGGTCACGGTAAGCTGGTTGACCATCATTGCCAGCGTGATCAGGAGCCAAAAGCCCAGCGCCGCCGCGACGGTGTAGAAGACACGTTTCTGCAATATAGCTGAAATCGTGAGAAAACGGACCTGTCCGTGTGATCGCATGAAAAATTCGCGATCCGTAAACATATGATCCAGCCGGGCTCTTAACCCTTTTCCGGTGTTGTGTTTGTGCATGACCCGCCGTTGTAATTCGTAATCCCCGACCGTTCGCTAGCAGAGGCTGTCGAAGCTGGCGACTCGCATCGGGTTGACTCGTGACGAGTCGAACGAGTCATGCGATGAATTGCGCGCTGGCGAACAATTTGTGCGCAGGAATGGCGATTCGGGAGAATCGGTTGTTGTTCCGCGATAAAATTTTCTTGCCCGAACCTGTGGCGATTGTGGGTTAAATTGCTGCCGCCGCCATGCTAGCAGCCGCCTATGACAGATTCTGCACAACTGATTACCGACATGGGCCGCAAGGCGCGCGCTGCATTTTCGATGCTGACCGGCGTGAGCGATGCCCAGAAATCTTCTGCCCTGAAAGCGGCTGCGCGGCATTTGCGCGCCGGTCAACAGACCATTCTTGCCGCTAATCAGCGGGACGTAGAAAGTGCGCGCGATCGCGAGTTGAGCGATTCCATGATCGACCGGCTGATGATCGACGAAGCGCGGCTTGAAGCCATTGCGGCGGCCGTCGAGCAGGTTGCCGACCTGCCCGATCCCGTCGGCCAGGTCATCGACCGCGCCGAACGGCCCAATGGACTGGTGATGCAGCGCGTCCGGGTACCGCTGGGCGTGATCGGCATCATTTACGAAAGCCGGCCCAATGTAACCGCCGATGCCGCCGCCCTGACGTTGCGTTCGGGCAATGCCGTCATATTGCGTGGCGGTTCGGAAGCGATTCACAGCAATGGCGCTATTTTCGAAGCCATGGCTGCGGGTGTCGTCGAGGCGGGGCTCCCCGCTGACGCGATCCAGCTGGTCCAGACCACCGACCGGGCTGCTGTGGGCGCGATGCTGAAAGCCAGCGGGCTGATCGATATCATCATTCCGCGGGGCGGCAAGTCGCTGGTCAAGCGGGTCCAGGACGAAGCGCGGGTGCCGGTGCTGGCGCATCTCGACGGCATTTGTCACACCTATATCGGCAAGGATGCCGATCCGGAAAAGGCGCTGGCGATCGCGGTCAATGCGAAGATGCGGCGAACCGGTATTTGCGGCGCAATGGAGACATTGCTGGTCGATCAGGATTATCCGGCGCCCGGTCCCCTGATGCGGGCCCTGCTCGATGCCGGATGCGAACTGCGCGGCGACGACAGCATTCTTGAACTGGACGAGCGGATCGTCTCGGCAGAGGCTCCGGACTGGGACACCGAATATCTCGCACCGATATTGTCGGTCGCGATGGTCAACGGCGTCGACGAGGCGCTGGCTCATATTGCCGAACATGGTTCGCATCATACCGACGTCATCGTCACCGAAGATAAAGATCTGGCCGAACGGTTCATCCTGCGGGCCGATAGTGCGATCGTGATGCACAATGCATCGAGCCAGTTTGCCGATGGCGGCGAATTCGGTCTGGGCGCGGAAATCGGCATTTCCACCGGACGGCTCCACGCACGTGGCCCGGTGGCGCTGGAAGGGCTGACGACCTATAAATGGGTGGTGCGCGGAACCGGGCAGATACGTCCTTGAGTATGATTCGGTGAAAACCACCGGCCTGCTCGGCGGATCATTCAATCCGGCTCATGGCGCGCATCGCGCGATCAGCCTGTTTGCCATAGAAGAACTTGATCTGGACGAATATTGGTGGCTGGTCTCGCCGGGCAATCCGCTGAAGGAAGGGGCCAAGGACATGGCACCGCTGCATGCGCGGCTGGCTTCGGCACAGAAAATGGCGCGCCGCAGCAGGATCAAGCCGACGGCCATCGAACAGGATCTGGGCACGCGCTTTACTTATGATACGCTGCGCAAACTGGTCCGGCGTTATCCGAAGCGGCAGTTTGTCTGGATCATGGGAGCCGACAATCTCGCGCAATTCCATCGCTGGAAAGACTGGCGAAAGATCGCCCGATTATTGCCGATTGCAGTTATTTCGAGACCCGGCTATGATGACGATGCTTTTGCGGCTCCCGCAATGGCCTGGCTGCGGCGCTTCGTCCACCCCGCGCGCCAGCGTCGTAACTGGACCTACTGGAGTACGCCGGCGCTGACATTCCTGCGCTATCGTCCCGACCCACGCTCGGCCACCGCGATCCGGATGGCCCGGCCCCATTGGCATCAGCAATATGATGATCGCCGCGTCCGCGACGCGGTGACACACCGGCTGATTGGCCCAGAAGATTAGGATTTAAGTTGACGAAACCGAAGGTAAAAGCTCTGAAATCTGCCACTTCCAAGGAAGGAAAGGCCGAATCAGACGCGCTCCACGCGCTTGTCATGAAATCGCTCGACGATGATCAGGCGCAGGACGTTGTCTCCATAGCGCTGGCCGGCAAAAGCAATATTGCGGACCATATGGTGATCGCCGAAGGGCGTTCGACCAGACAGGTCGCTGCCATTGCACAGAAGCTTGCCGAGCGCGTCAAGCAGGCGGGCGGCACTGCCCGAATCGAAGGCCTCGCCAATGCCGACTGGGTTTTGATCGATGCCGGCGATGTGATCGTGCATCTGTTCCGGCCGGAAGTCCGCAGTTTCTACAATCTGGAACGGATGTGGGCTGTCGACGAGGAAGGCGATGCGGCGGAAGTCGCCGAAGCCTGATATAGCCGGGCGATGAGACTGCATATCGTCGCCCGCGGCAAGATCGGCCGCAGTCCGGAAGCGGAACTCGTCGACCGCTATGTGAAGCGGATCGGCTGGGACGTGAAGATCAGCGAGCTTCCGGATCAGGGCGGCAAGATGCCGAAACTTCAGGGCGTAACCAGAATCATCGCCATGGACGAAACCGGTGAAAACTGGACGTCGAAGAAATTCGCCAACCTGCTGTCGGCCTGGCGCGATGACGGCGCGCGCGAGGCGCGGTTCCTTATCGGTGCCGCGGACGGTCTGAGCGCGGACGAACGCGCCAGCGCAGACCATTTCTTTTCCTTCGGCAAGGCGACCTGGCCGCATATGATGGCGCGGGCGATGCTGGCGGAACAGCTGTTTCGTGCAACCTCCATCATCGCCGGTCATCCCTATCACCGGGAAGGATGACCATGATGATCCGTTCCCTTCTGGCCCTGTCTGCTTTTCTCGGCCTCGCCACGGCAGGAGCGGCGCTGCTCTCTGCGCAGACGCCCGGTCCGAGTATTGCGGAACAGCAGCGCAGCCTGTTGACCGCACGCGAACAGTCCGAGCGCGCGCGCCAGCGCAGTGAAGCCTTGCGGCGCCAGGCGGAGGCGGCCAGCAATGATGCCGACCGGCTCGCTGCCGAAGCCGCTGCTCTCGCTGCCCGCATCCAGTCGGCGGAAGCCGATATCAAGGCTGCCCGCACCCGCATCGCCATTGTCACGAAGCTTCAGCAGCGCCAGCGGGCCCGGCTGGCGGAAAAGCAGGGCCCGATGATCCAGCTGACGGCGGCGCTGCAGATGATGACCCGCAAGCCGACCGCGCTCGCTCTGGTTGAGCCGCGGTCGCTCGACGAACTTATCTACATGCGTTCGATCCTCTCGGCGGTGATGCCGGAAATCGAGCGGCGCACTGCCAGCCTGCGCGACGAGGTCAGGCAGGGCGAGCAGCTTCGGCTGCAGGCGGCCCGTGCGATCGTGTCGCTGGATGAAAGCCAGCGTCGCCTGACCGAAAGGCGGCGGCAGCTGGCCAGTCTGGAAGCCAGCGAGCGGATCGAGGCCCAGCGGTTTTCCGATGATGCCGGTATCGAGCAGGATCAGGCGCTGGCGCTTGGCGAGGAAGCGCGCGACATATTGGATCTGATGGACCGGATACGCGAAAGCGGGGCGGTCCGGGAATCTCTGGCCGATCTGGATGGTCCGTTGTTGCGGCCTGGGCAGGGACGCGAGCCGCCGGTTGACCGGTCCGCCCAGAATGGCGATGTTGCCGGCGCCTATCGCTTGCCGGTGATCGGTGAAATTGTCACTGGACTCGGCGAGATATCCGACAGCGGCTATCGCTCTCGCGGCCTGACCATTGCCGTTGATCCCGGCGCGCAGATCGTGGCGCCGGCAGCGGGACGGGTGGCCTATTCCGGTCGCTACCGGGGCTATGGCAACATATTGATCATCGAACATGATGGCGGCTGGACCAGCCTGATCACCAATATGGCGACAAGCAGCGCCGCGGTCGGTGACCGGGTGGTGCAGGGCGCTCCGGTCGGACGGTCCGGTACCGACGATCCCGCCGTCACCGTCGAGCTGCGCCGCAATGGCCGGCCGATCGATATTGCCGCGCTGGTCGGCTGAAAAAGGTCAAAAGAACAAGAAAAGCGTCGTTGGTCGAATGCTTCCGTCATTATTGGTTAAGCTGCTTTGCTTTACGGACGATTCCAGCCTATATTTGGCGCCGATCTAGACCGACAGGACACTATTGATGAAAAAGCCCGTTTTGCAAGCCGCCGCCCTTGTGCTGACCGTTGCGCTTTTGCCCGCGACAACTTCTGCAATTTCGGCCGTCGATGCGAATACCTATCGCGAAATGGAACAGTTCATGAGCGTCTTTGACCGGGTGCGGAATGACTATGTCGATCAGGTTGACGATGCCGACCTGATCAAGGGTGCCATCGAAGGCATGCTGGCCAGTCTTGATCCGCACAGCAGCTTTCTCGACGCACGAGATTTCGAAAATCTGCGGACGCAGACCGACGGCAATTATGGCGGCCTTGGCCTTTCGGTGACGCTGGAAGACGGTGCGGTGAAGGTCATTGCACCGTTCAAGGATACGCCGGCCGACAAGGCAGGCGTGAAAGCGGGCGACTATATCACCCATATCGATGGCGAACTGATTTACGGCGGCACGCTGGACGAAGCCGTTGAGGAAATGCGCGGCAAGCCTGGCGAACCGATCACCATCACGATCGTCCGCCCCGGCCGCGACAAGCCATTCGATCTCTCCATGAAACGCGCGATCATCGACCTGAAGCCGGTCACTTGGGAAGTCCGGGACCAGATCGGCGTGATCAGCATCAACAGCTTCTCCAATGACACCGGCGCCGATGTCGCCGCCGCGATTGCCGGTATCGACCAGTCGCTCGGCAAGAAGCCG comes from Sphingorhabdus sp. YGSMI21 and encodes:
- a CDS encoding M23 family metallopeptidase encodes the protein MFTDREFFMRSHGQVRFLTISAILQKRVFYTVAAALGFWLLITLAMMVNQLTVTGERMALAQKEAEVNSTESRVADYKASIEDVAADLKQRQDVLDQMTEQFVGEQPEAAESSAQKQTDEQLSENTRKISAAFPEAARLAELEARQIKFARRLTMAAIQRTQQAEEAIRKFGLNPEKLSKNSMAAMGGPLIPFFNGKDQHLHPTLERLNLALQRMDALERTLIAIPSGKPSSTGMISSSYGYRRDPFTGGGAMHSGIDFKGPRGLPILAAAGGKVTHAGWKSGYGKTVEITHGNGLMTRYAHLSKIGVTAGQKIEQGIQLGAMGSTGRSTGTHLHFEVRLNGRAINPRPFLEANTDVLKIKAIARQRANSPKRNESGADRG
- a CDS encoding peptidoglycan DD-metalloendopeptidase family protein; this translates as MMIRSLLALSAFLGLATAGAALLSAQTPGPSIAEQQRSLLTAREQSERARQRSEALRRQAEAASNDADRLAAEAAALAARIQSAEADIKAARTRIAIVTKLQQRQRARLAEKQGPMIQLTAALQMMTRKPTALALVEPRSLDELIYMRSILSAVMPEIERRTASLRDEVRQGEQLRLQAARAIVSLDESQRRLTERRRQLASLEASERIEAQRFSDDAGIEQDQALALGEEARDILDLMDRIRESGAVRESLADLDGPLLRPGQGREPPVDRSAQNGDVAGAYRLPVIGEIVTGLGEISDSGYRSRGLTIAVDPGAQIVAPAAGRVAYSGRYRGYGNILIIEHDGGWTSLITNMATSSAAVGDRVVQGAPVGRSGTDDPAVTVELRRNGRPIDIAALVG
- a CDS encoding 23S rRNA (pseudouridine(1915)-N(3))-methyltransferase RlmH, whose amino-acid sequence is MRLHIVARGKIGRSPEAELVDRYVKRIGWDVKISELPDQGGKMPKLQGVTRIIAMDETGENWTSKKFANLLSAWRDDGAREARFLIGAADGLSADERASADHFFSFGKATWPHMMARAMLAEQLFRATSIIAGHPYHREG
- the rsfS gene encoding ribosome silencing factor, whose translation is MKSLDDDQAQDVVSIALAGKSNIADHMVIAEGRSTRQVAAIAQKLAERVKQAGGTARIEGLANADWVLIDAGDVIVHLFRPEVRSFYNLERMWAVDEEGDAAEVAEA
- a CDS encoding glutamate-5-semialdehyde dehydrogenase, with the protein product MTDSAQLITDMGRKARAAFSMLTGVSDAQKSSALKAAARHLRAGQQTILAANQRDVESARDRELSDSMIDRLMIDEARLEAIAAAVEQVADLPDPVGQVIDRAERPNGLVMQRVRVPLGVIGIIYESRPNVTADAAALTLRSGNAVILRGGSEAIHSNGAIFEAMAAGVVEAGLPADAIQLVQTTDRAAVGAMLKASGLIDIIIPRGGKSLVKRVQDEARVPVLAHLDGICHTYIGKDADPEKALAIAVNAKMRRTGICGAMETLLVDQDYPAPGPLMRALLDAGCELRGDDSILELDERIVSAEAPDWDTEYLAPILSVAMVNGVDEALAHIAEHGSHHTDVIVTEDKDLAERFILRADSAIVMHNASSQFADGGEFGLGAEIGISTGRLHARGPVALEGLTTYKWVVRGTGQIRP
- a CDS encoding polymer-forming cytoskeletal protein, which codes for MARSSGSSGSSFSIIGDGITITGNIESKVDLHIDGEVIGDVKCLSLVQGPSSKIKGAIVAQNASLSGAVEGSIDAGDLAIASTARIGGDVTYENVTIEQGGHVDGKFKHRSSKSPNLAKSTVNMNEMAIPLELTPDDRAA
- a CDS encoding nicotinate-nucleotide adenylyltransferase yields the protein MKTTGLLGGSFNPAHGAHRAISLFAIEELDLDEYWWLVSPGNPLKEGAKDMAPLHARLASAQKMARRSRIKPTAIEQDLGTRFTYDTLRKLVRRYPKRQFVWIMGADNLAQFHRWKDWRKIARLLPIAVISRPGYDDDAFAAPAMAWLRRFVHPARQRRNWTYWSTPALTFLRYRPDPRSATAIRMARPHWHQQYDDRRVRDAVTHRLIGPED
- a CDS encoding YifB family Mg chelatase-like AAA ATPase, coding for MVALVQTVAYLGLEARGVEVQCQVAPGLPAFNVVGLPDKAVAESRERVRAAIAAMGLSLPPKRITVNLSPADLPKAGSHYDLPIALALLGAMGIIDAETLASYIVVGELSLDGRLAVTPGVLLAALHASGRDLGLVCPALQGPEAAWAGDVEVLAPEDLLALLNHFKGQSILTPPKTGEAPEPDYGPDLKEVKGQETAKRALEIAAAGGHNLLMSGPPGSGKSLLASCLPGILPPLSPSEALEVSMVASVAGTLEGGQMSRQRPFRAPHHSASMAALVGGGLKVRPGEVSLAHLGVLFLDELPEFQRAVLDSLRQPLETGEVSVARANAHVTFPARIQMIAAMNPCRCGHLGDAALACSRAPRCAVDYQARVSGPLLDRIDLHIEVEALSAADLTMPAPAEGSGQVAARVAAARSVQHQRYADLDARTNSEIDGDALKIYAAPDEPGQVLLGQAAEAMRLTARGYTRVLRVSRTIADLAGAEAVGRIHVAEALSYRRQPPRN